A single Mastomys coucha isolate ucsf_1 chromosome X, UCSF_Mcou_1, whole genome shotgun sequence DNA region contains:
- the Efnb1 gene encoding ephrin-B1 has protein sequence MARPGQRWLSKWLVAMVVLTLCRLATPLAKNLEPVSWSSLNPKFLSGKGLVIYPKIGDKLDIICPRAEAGRPYEYYKLYLVRPEQAAACSTVLDPNVLVTCNKPQQEIRFTIKFQEFSPNYMGLEFKKYHDYYITSTSNGSLEGLENREGGVCRTRTMKIVMKVGQDPNAVTPEQLTTSRPSKESDNTVKTATQAPGRGSQGDSDGKHETVNQEEKSGPGAGGGGSGDSDSFFNSKVALFAAVGAGCVIFLLIIIFLTVLLLKLRKRHRKHTQQRAAALSLSTLASPKGGSGTAGTEPSDIIIPLRTTENNYCPHYEKVSGDYGHPVYIVQEMPPQSPANIYYKV, from the exons ATGGCCCGGCCTGGGCAGCGTTGGCTCAGCAAGTGGCTTGTGGCTATGGTCGTGCTGACGCTGTGCCGGCTTGCCACGCCGTTGGCCAAGAACCTGGAGCCCGTGTCCTGGAGCTCTCTTAACCCTAA GTTCCTAAGTGGGAAGGGCTTGGTGATCTACCCAAAGATTGGAGACAAGCTGGACATCATCTGCCCCCGAGCGGAAGCAGGGCGGCCCTACGAGTACTACAAGCTGTACCTGGTGCGGCCAGAGCAGGCAGCTGCCTGCAGCACTGTGCTCGATCCCAATGTACTGGTCACTTGCAACAAGCCACAGCAGGAAATCCGCTTCACCATCAAGTTCCAAGAGTTCAGCCCCAACTACATGGGCCTGGAATTCAAAAAGTACCATGATTACTACATTACAT CAACATCCAATGGGAGCTTGGAAGGGCTGGAGAACAGAGAGGGAGGTGTGTGCCGCACACGCACTATGAAGATTGTTATGAAGGTTGGGCAAG ATCCAAATGCTGTGACACCTGAGCAGTTGACTACCAGCCGGCCAAGCAAGGAGTCAGACAACACTGTCAAGACAGCCACACAGGCTCCTGGTCGGGGATCCCAGGGTGACTCTGATGGCAAGCATG agactgTGAACCAGGAAGAGAAGAGTGGCCCAGgtgcaggtggtggtggcagcggggACTCCGACAGCTTCTTTAACTCGAAGGTAGCATTGTTCGCAGCTGTAGGCGCTGGCTGTGTCATCTTCCtgctcatcatcatcttcttGACAGTCCTACTACTCAAGCTCCGCAAGCGACATCGCAAGCATACACAGCAGCGGGCGGCTGCCCTCTCACTCAGTACCCTAGCCAGCCCCAAAGGGGGGAGTGGTACAGCGGGCACTGAGCCCAGCGACATCATCATCCCCTTACGGACTACAGAGAACAACTACTGCCCCCACTATGAGAAGGTGAGTGGGGAC